In one Streptomyces sp. NBC_01241 genomic region, the following are encoded:
- a CDS encoding group II intron maturase-specific domain-containing protein yields the protein MISPALMNVALHGMEEAAGVRYHASGIHAGSVMRKSPVLVRYADDLVAMCHSREQAEEVKQRLAAWLEPRGLAFNEDKTRIVRLTEGFCFLGFHVRLYRNRKLLIKPSKASVKRIRKRLAAEMWDLRGSNAEAVIRTLNPIIRGWSAYFRIGVSSRVFSSLDFYVWQLAYKWAKHEHANKPKDWIVHRYFGEFNPRRGDRWVFGDRRQRTVPHQVRVDEDRPAPARQVRGVSG from the coding sequence GTGATCAGCCCCGCGCTGATGAACGTGGCTCTGCACGGAATGGAGGAGGCCGCCGGGGTGCGGTATCACGCGAGCGGCATCCACGCCGGGAGCGTGATGCGCAAGAGCCCCGTGCTGGTGAGGTACGCAGACGATCTGGTGGCGATGTGCCACAGCCGTGAGCAGGCCGAGGAGGTCAAGCAGCGGCTCGCCGCCTGGCTGGAACCCAGAGGGCTCGCCTTCAACGAGGACAAGACGCGCATCGTGCGCCTCACCGAGGGCTTCTGCTTCCTGGGCTTCCACGTCCGGCTGTATCGCAACCGGAAACTGCTGATCAAACCCAGCAAGGCGTCCGTGAAACGGATCCGGAAACGGCTCGCCGCCGAGATGTGGGACCTGCGCGGGTCCAATGCCGAGGCGGTGATCAGGACCCTCAACCCGATCATCCGGGGCTGGTCCGCCTACTTCCGGATCGGGGTGTCCAGCAGGGTCTTCAGCTCGCTGGACTTCTACGTGTGGCAGCTCGCCTACAAGTGGGCCAAGCACGAACACGCGAACAAGCCAAAGGACTGGATCGTGCACCGCTACTTCGGAGAGTTCAACCCCCGCCGGGGTGACCGGTGGGTCTTCGGAGACCGGCGGCAGCGGACGGTTCCTCACCAAGTTCGCGTGGACGAAGATCGTCCGGCACCAGCTCGTCAAGTTCGGGGCGTCTCCGGATGA